The sequence below is a genomic window from Rhodococcus sp. 4CII.
AGGAGAATCGCGACGCCCTCGCCGAAGTGAGCGGAATCACCGCTCCACCCGCCGGCGCGGTGCCGGTCCTCGAACTCGACGTGGACGGTGGGGAACCCCCGGCGCGTAGTGGAGGCGTCGATGATGTCGTCGTGGACCAGTGCGCAGGCCTGAACCAGTTCGAGCGCCGAGCAGGCTCGGAGCACGGGTTCGGCGTCCGGACCCCGGGCGTCGCCACCCGCCCCGAGCCAGCCGGTCCAGGCGAAGGCCGGGCGCACCCGCTTGCCGCCGCGCAGGACGAAGTCTTCGAGGGTGGTCACGGCGTCGCGGTAGCCGCCGCCCACGGCATCGACCAGGTCCTGCCGGCCGGCGAAGAAGTCGCGAAGCGCATTTTCGACGTCGGCCGCGAGAGCGGCCGGGCGCGTTCCAACGGACAGGGTGGCCTCCAGGATCGAATTCTCGCGTGCGCACCGAGAGCGGCGAGCGTCGACACCACCATAGTGGGCGTCCTCCGGGGAGGCCGGATGCCGGGATCCGGCCGCTCACGGAGACGCAGTGGGCGCATTGCCCCGGGCAATACCTATGCTGGACGGGTGACATTCGATTCCGTCCGGGGGCGGGCCAGCGATGGCTGGGTAACCCGCACCCCGTCCATCGTCGACCGGATCCGGTCGTCCGGCGACGGTCGGGTCCCCTTCTCCGTCGAGTTCTCGCCGCCTCGCGACGAGGCCGCCGAGGCTCGTCTGTGGCGTGCCGTCCGCGAGTTCGAGCGCATGGGTCCGGCCTTCGTGTCGATGACCTACGGCGCCGGCGGGTCGACGCGCGACCGCACGGTTCGCGTCACCGGTCAGCTCGCCGAGGAGACCACACTGCTGCCGGTCGCGCACCTGACGGCCGTGTCGCACAGCGTCGACGAACTGCGATCGATGGTCGGCGCGTACGCCGACCGCGGAATCAGCAACATCCTGGTCCTGCGCGGCGACCCGCCCGGCGACCCGCTCGGCGAATGGCAGAAGCACCCGGACGGCGTCGAGTACGCGGAAGAACTGGTCCGCCTCGTCCGGGACCTCGGCGACTTCCACGTGGGTGTGGCGTCGTTCCCGGAAGGTCATTACCGCGCACCCGACCTCGCGCACGACACCCGGTACCTGGTGTCGAAGCTGCGGGCCGGCGCCGAGTACTCCATCACGCAGATGTTCTTCGATGTCGACGACTATCTGCGCCTCCGCGACCGGGTGTCGGCGTACGACCCCGAGCAGGGCGCCAAGCCGATCATTCCCGAGATCATGCCGATCACGTCGCTGGGATCGGTTCGACGGATGCTCGAACTGTCGGGGTCGAGTCTCCCGGCGCACCTCGAGAAGCGGCTCGCCACGGCGGCCGGGGACGGTCCGGACGAGAACCGCGCCGCCGTGCGGGAGATCGGCATCGACCTCGCCACCGAGATGAGTGAACGACTCATCGCGGAGGGTGCCCCGGGTCTGCACTTCATCACCCTGAACTTCGCCCGCGCCACCAGCGAGGTGCTGGCCCGGCTCGGCGACAAGGTCGGCTCCGGTGTCGCGGCTCCGCACCCGGTCACGCCGACCCCGGTCAGCTGAGAGTCCGGCCCTTCCACCGGGTGCGCCCGCGACGGTGACTGCGGTGCGACGACACCATCAGTGCCGTGACCGCGACGACGGACACCGGGTGCGCGCACGCGCAGGCCACGTCGGCGACGGTGAGGCGGTCGCCACGCTCGAGAGCACGCGCACACAGCCGGGACGCCGTCGCCGCCAGATATCCCACCGCGCCCCACCGGCGCACGCGCCCCCGGCCCGTCGCAAGGGCGACCGCGGGCACGACGTACGCCACATGTGCAACACCGAGTACCGCGGCAGCGCCGACGCGGGAGCCGAACGCGGTCCACAGCCAGCGGTCGTAGCCGGTGCGTAGTGCGCGCGCGTCGTCGTACATCCGGCACGACGCTGCCGCGCCGGCGACGAACAGTTCCGTTCGCAGACCCCGTCGGCGGATCAGGCGCGCGAGGTCCAGGTCCTCGGTCAGGCTGTCCGCGACAGCCCGGTGACCCCCGACCCCGCGATATGCGGCGGCGTCGAAGACCATGAACTGCCCGCAGGCCACGACCGTCGACGGTCGTCTCGACCCGTTGGCCACGCGAACGGGCAAGGTCGCCGCCCACGACCACGCGAGCAGCGGTTGCACCAGCGCCTCCGTGGTCGATCCGGCCTGCTGGAACGGCCACGGACAGACCAGGGCGGCGCCCGACGCCCGCAGCGCGGCGCACCCGGCGGCCAGGGCGTCCGGGCGCAACCGCACGTCGGCGTCGAGGAACACGAGAATTCCGGGTCCGTCCCGGCCCTGCGCGACGGCGTGCTCGCTCACCCGATGGCAGGCCGCGGGTTTGCCCACCCAGCCGGGCGGCGGGTCCAGCGTGCCCCGCACGACGGAGAACCGGGGGTCCGCCGCGCATGCGGCTTCCGCGACGGTGGCAGTCCCGTCCGTGGAGGCGTCGTCGTAGACGAGCACCCGGAGATCGGGGACGCCGCTCGAGCGCCGCAGGTCGCCGATCAGGTCCGGCAACCGGTCACGCTCGTCGCGGGCCGGAATGCAGACGGTGACGGATTCGCTGATCGGGCCGGCCGCGGAGGGGAGACGCGGGGTGCGGCGCAGGTTGGTGGCCGCCACGGCGAGCCCGAGGACGGAAATCAGCGAACCGGCCCCGACGATGCGTGGGATCGACGCGGAGGTCACACCTCCGAATGGTCCTTCGTGCGACGGCTGCCGGCCACCGGGTCCTTGTTGCGGGCCAGCCAGGCCAGTGCCCCGACGATCACCGCGACCCCCAGCGTGACGCCGGCCATGATGCCCGCCCAGCCCGCGAAACTGCGCGTGCTGGGATCGGAGTAGCGCACCTCGGCCCGGATCGTCGAGGTGTCGCCGGCGGGCAGCTTCCACGACACGATGGAGTCGCCTTCGCGGGTGCCGTTGGTGGTGGCGACGCGGGCCGGGAACGCGATCGTGAACTGCACGTCGCTGCCCTGCGCGGGCACCGAACTGAGGTCGGCCTTCCCGTCGAGGGTGACGAGGTCGCCGGTGCGCTGAAGCGAGATCTGGAAACTCCCGGTGGCCTGCTCCGACATGGTGCCGAGCTGTTGCACGTCGCCGAAGGTGAGGTCACTGAAGAACGCCTGGCTGCCGACGTAGCCGTCCTTCTTGTACTCCTGGATGCGCACCTTGTCCGACAACGAGACGGGGGGCGTGAGCTGGGGACCCTTGTCCTGATCGTTCGCGGGCACGGCGGCGGCCACGATCTGGCCGGAGACCCGGTCGTCGGCGGACACGCCCATCGACACCTGCACTCGCAGGCAACCTGCGAGGAACGGGACGAGGAGGAGACCGAGGACGGCGAGGGACGCGGCCCTCCGCGAGCGGGTCGAGGTGGGAACCGAAGGCAGCTGCACAGTCGTATCGTGCCAGGGGAGTGGTTCGGTGTCAGGCGTGAGGGTGCGTGTCGTGGCACCCGGGCCGCCGGGAGCGCGGCCCCAGCATGGTCACGAGCAGGGGAACACCCAGGATTCCCATCGCGCACCACCCGTAGACCGCGGAATACCGCAACTCGGGGGCGTGCAGGAAGACCGTGTGGGCCAGCGCCGACCCCAGCCACGTCCACACGAACACTCCGATCGGGACGCCGTCGCGGTGCCGGGTGCCGGTGCCGAGACGACGGTCGATCCCGTCGACGGCGATCGCCATCACAGTCGCGACGAGAAGCCACCCCGCGTAGTTCGTCAGCGGAATGTGCTCGATGCCGGGCAGGCCGGCGTCCGTCACACACCAGTGCCACTGGCCGTCCGCGACCATCTGCGGGTCGAGATACAGATCCCAGCCGACGACCCCTACGGTCGTCAGAGCGATCCGGGCAGCCCGCCGGTGCGGGCCGCGTGCGAGCACGGATGCCACACACCACACCGGGTAGAAGCCGGCCGTCCAGGCGAACGGCACGACGAGGGGAACCCCGGCGAGTGCGGGCCCGAGCCGGTCGACGGCGTAGTCGTAGCACCCGTACGGGAAGCCGGTGGTCGTCCCGGCGACCTCGGAGACGAGACCCAGCCCCGCGGTCACGACGACCAGTCCGGCCGCCCACCGTCCGCCCCGGGTCACCGTCGCATGGGCGACGGCCGTCGCGGCGAGCAGCGCGACCACGCACACCGTGACGACGTCGCGGGTCCCGCCGTGTACCAGCGGGTAGAGGATCTGCGCCGCGATCGCCGCGCCCGCGAGGACCACGGGAACGCGGGAGTTCATCGCCGGCGCCACACCCGCGCCAGACCCCTCCGGTCGTCGTGGAGTGCGACGCGTGCGGCGCTGCGGCCACTCGCGCCGGACACCCCACCGCCCGGATGCGTCGACGCCCCCGTCAGGTAGAGGCGTTCGGCGCCGGGAACCCGGTGTCGCGACAGTTCGGGGAGCGGGCGCCACATCATCATCTGGTCCAACGACATCTCGACGTGCATGACGTTGCCGCCGAGCAGCCCCATCTCGTCCTCGAGGTCCTGCGGCGACTGCACGTGCCGGTCGAGGACGGACTCGGTGAAACCGGGTGCGAGCCTGTCGATCTCCGCGACGATCCGGTCGGCCTCCGACTGGGCGACATCGCTCCACCGCCGCCCGCCGCTCAGCCGGTAGGGCTGCCACTGCGACCACAGCGTCACCTGGTGCCTGCCCGGGGGTGCGATGGTGGGATCGAGCCCGCTGAAGCTCATTCCCAGAACCGCCGGTCGCGGCGGAAGCTCCCCGGCGAGGGCGGCGCCGTGCGCGAGCCGCAGGTGTGCGCGATCGGACACCAGGAGCTGGAGCCCGTGGGTCACCGAGTCCTCGGGCGCACTCGGATAGGCGGGGAGGGCGTCGGTGGCCAGCCGCACCACCATTCCGATTCCCGGGCCGACGCGGATCCGGCGACGCCACCGGGCGAGGGTCTGCGGGTCGAAGCCGCCTCGTTCGAGAAGGCCGAGGGTCGTCAGCACGTGGCAGCCCGCGACCACCGTGCGGGAGCGGATCTCGCGGCCCGACGACGTCCGCGTCGTCCACGTGCCGCCGTCGTGGTTCAGCGACGTGACCGAGTCGCCGAGTGTCACCGTGCCGGCATCGGACCTCAACCGGGACGCGAGCGCCGCGGTCAGGGCGCCGCTGCCGCCGACGGCGCGGCCGGGTGGAACGGTGTGCATCAGGGCGGCGAAACCGACCATCGGTGCCGTCCCCGGCTCCGACATCGGCGGGCCGGACTGGGCGCCGAACCACGCGAGGGCGGCCTTGAGCCGTTCGTCGTCGAAGTATTCGTCGAGCAGTGCGTCGCCGGAACCGAGGAACTGCCGGGAGAGGTCGCTGCCGCCGTCGCCGGTGTCGAGTCCCCAGAACGACGAGAGCAGCGCGGGCCCGGTCGGCGGTTTCGAGAACGCCCGCATGACGCGTGCGCTGCGCGGACCCCACACGCCCACGAACCGGCGGTACGCATCGGCGTCCGCCGCTCCGCAGGACTCTTCGATCGAGCGGCAGGTCCGGTCGAGGCTCCGGCGGAAGACGATCCCGGGCCGGTCCGTACCCGCGGGGCCCGGGGCGAACGCCCAAGGATCGCAGTCGAGGTACCGCAGACCGTGCGCTCCGAGGTCGAGTTCCTCGACGATCCCGGTATGGCGGACCATGATGTGGGCGGACGACCCGCGGTCGACCCGGTATCCGGGAAAGCGCGCCACCGTCGACACCGCACCGCCGAGAACGGTGTCGCGTTCGATCACCTCGACCGACCACCCGGACCGCGCGAGATAACACGCCGACACGAGGGCGTTGTGTCCCGAACCGACCACCACCGCGTCGATCACAGCGGAAGCCCGCGACCCAGCACCGCGAAGGGCCGGTTGTCCCCGGCGAACCGGAAGTGGCGCAGCACATCTCTGAAGCCGAGGCGCCGGTAGAGCCGCCACGCGCGGTTGTCCTCGTCCGCCACTTCCGGCGTGGAGAGCAGCACACCCCGTTCGGGTCGGTGGTCGAGGAGGCGGAGGAGGAGGGTCTCGCCCAGCCGATGTCCCTGGGCGTCTGGGTGGACGTGGAGTTCGGTGAGTTCGAAGTAGTTGCCGAGGATCACGTCGATCTGGTCGCGGGACCACCCCGTGTGGCGCAGACCGGAGCGGACCTGCTGATGCCACCACTGTTCGGGTGCCCCGCGGTAGCCGTAGGCGACGGCCACGAGGCGGGCGGCCTCGCCGTCGGCGGAGCCGTCGCCGGCCGGGACGAGCGCGCCGACGCCACGCCACCCGGATCGCTGCACGTGCTCGTTCCACATCGGCGCCCGGTGGTACTCGGTGCCGTGGGGATAGCCCATGGCGGCGACGTAGATCGACAGCGCCTCGTGCAGGCGGTCGCGGAACTCGGTGGCCGAGAGTTCGACCACGAGCGGAGTCTGGTCAGCGTTCGTGTCGACCGGTCTCACCTTTCTCTTGACGACGTGTCGGTGGGTCCAGCTATATTGAATAGGTCGAACGGATGTTCGATAGCGGGGATCCGGCGATGCTCGAGGGAAGCGAGCATCGCCGGCCCCCGCACTCACGACCTGACTACGCCCGGCGGGGTGGTTGCACCGGGGTTTTGGAGGTGTTCGAAGTGATGACGAATCCGGTCACGGGACCGACCTCTGGGAACTCGCGCCGCCCGGGCGATGTACGCCACCCGGCCTCCCGGCGCGGTTCGGCGCTCCTCGATCGCGCCGACGCCCTGCTGGCCCAGTCGGTGGGGGCCGGCGCGCCGGCGGACCGATTCCACAGTGCGTACCTGGCCGCGCTCCGGGGTGCGGGCGCGGTGCTGGCCGCGGCGGAGGGTCCGGCGGCGGGGAGCAGGCGGACACGAACGCGGAACGCGTGGGTTCTCATGGCCGCCGCGGCGCCGGAGTTCGCGAACTGGGCCGACTATTTCGCGGGTCACTCGCCCACGCGGGCCGCGATCGAGGCGGGTATGACGCGGACTCTCACCGATCTCGAGGCCGACGAGTTCTTCGTGGAGGTCGGGCGTTTCCTGCAGGCCGTCGAAGATCACATCGGACGTGGTCCAGGTCTCGATTTGCGGGCGTCGTAGACGTACGGCGACCGGAAGCGGCCCGAAAACGGTGAGGCGTGCGCGACATTGCGGTGCCCCGAACGGGGTTCGGTGCGGGAGTCCGTAAGGTTGGTGGCGAACTCGTACGCGGAGTAGGTGGTACGGGGGTCGAACTGCTCGTATTATTAAATCTAGGTAGCCGCCAAAGTCGGTTACCCACCGTCTCGCACCGTGAGACGGTGGCCAACATTCCAGTGCCGGGGGAGGTACCGTGCCACTCTCCGAGCACGAGCAGCGCATGCTCGACCAGATCGAGAGCGCTCTCTACGCCGAGGATCCCAAATTCGCCTCCACTGTGCGAGGCGGTCGCATGCGTGCGGCATCGAGTCGTCGTCGATTGCAGGCGGTGGCCCTGTTCGTTCTGGGGCTGGTCCTGCTCATCGCCGGCGTCGCCCTTCCGATCAAGCCGGGCGGGTTTCCCGTCATCAGCCTGATCGGTTTCATCGTCATGTTCGGTGCCGGAGTCCTCCTCCTGTGGGGTGGAGGAAAGAGCAAGTCCGGCCAGTCCTCGCGTGGTGGCTCGACCGCGCAAGGCGAGACCGGTCGTGCCGATCGCGGTAAGCCCCGAAGCGGGCGCAAGAGTGGCGGATTCTCGTCGCGAATGGAAGACCGCTTCAAGAAGAGGTTCGAGCAGGAGTAGCAACAACCCGCTCGGCATTATCGGCGGCGTGGCATGTCAATGCCACGCCGCCGATGCTGTTTCCGGAAAGCGTCTGCCCGCAGGACCCCGTGCGATTCGCCCGGGGCGATTTCGGTGGGGCCAGTGAACGCTCCCGGCTGCGAATCCCCACCGTCACCCACCTCGTTTCCCCACTTTCCCCCATCGGCACCGCCGGGGGCGGTGAGGTGAGCAATTCACCGCGTCGGATCAGGCCTTCACCAGGCCTTTTGTCGTGTCCTGCTCCATTGTGAGGTGGACGCCGGTCGGCCGTGCGCGTGTCGGCGATCACGTCGGGAATTTCCCCCCACCTTCCTCATTCAGCGTTGACCAGCAAGTATCGGGCAAATCGGGGTGCAACACGCCGTTATCTACCTTGTGGGTGGGGGAAAGTGGGGTACTGTGGTGCGCAGCGGAGAGCGAAGGTGAACCGCCCGGCCAAGCGGCGTTCGATATGAACGCGGTGGGAGGTGTCGAGTGTTTCTCGGTACCTACACGCCGAAGCTCGACGACAAGGGGCGGCTCACGTTGCCCGCAAAGTTCCGGGATGCGCTGGCGGGAGGGTTGATGGTCACCAAGGGTCAGGATCACAGTCTCGCGGTGTATCCCCGAGAAGAGTTCACAGCTCTTGCACGCAAGGCCGCGGCCGCGTCGAGAAGCGATCCGGAGGCGCGAGCCTTCGTTCGTGGATTGGCAGCGGGTACCGACGAGCAGCACGCAGATGCCCAGGGGCGCATCACCCTCTCGGCAGATCACCGTCGTTATGCGGGTCTCTCCAAGGACTGCGTAGTGATCGGTTCGGTCGATTTCCTCGAAATCTGGGATGCGCAAGCCTGGCAGGCCTACGTCGAGGCGAACGAGGAGAACTACTCGCAGGCAACAGGAGTCGCGCTCGGCGAGATCGTCTGAGCGTGACCGCGTCCTCGCGAATGCCGCGAGGCCTCTGTCCGACGGAACCCTGACGCACTTCCCCAGCGCCAGGTTTCCATTTCGGGCAGGGACCTCGAAGCATTCGCCACGGCGACTGGCCGACACGAGAAGTTCGAGAAGTGGACCCCCGGTACCGGGAACGTTCACCCGCACCGCAGAGCAGGAGCCGGAGGGACCATGGTGGATCACGAGGGGGAAGATTCCTCGCCCGCCGATGGTTTCGGTCACATTCCGGTATTGCTTCACCGCGCAGACGAACTCCTGGGCCCCGCCCTCACCGTCAACGACCCGCAAGGCGGGGGAGCGGTCATGATCGACGCGACCCTCGGCCTCGGCGGACACTCCGAGCACTTCCTGCGGACCTACCCTCAGCTGAGGCTCATCGCGCTCGACCGCGATCCGCACGCGCTGGAGATCGCCGGCGGCCGGCTCGCTCCGTTCGCCGACCGCATCACCTTCGTGCACACCCGCTACGACGGCATCGAGGATGCGCTCACCCAGTCCGGCCTCCCTGCCGCGGAATCGGTGCACGGGATCCTCTTCGACCTCGGCGTCTCGTCGATGCAGCTGGACGAATCCGATCGCGGGTTCGCGTACTCGATCGACGCACCCCTCGACATGCGGATGGACCCGACAACCGGCATCACTGCGGCGGAAGTGCTCAACACCTACGGTCACGGCGATCTCGCCCGGATTCTCAGCACCTACGGCGAGGAACGCTTCGCAGGCAAGATCGCGTCGGAGATCGTCCGTCAGCGCGCGAAGGAGCCGTTCACCACCAGCGCTGCGCTGGTCGAACTGCTGTACCGCACCATACCTGCGGCGACCCGCCGCACCGGGGGACATCCCGCGAAGCGGACGTTCCAAGCCCTTCGAGTGGAGGTCAACGGCGAGCTCGATTCACTGCGCGCCGCGGTACCGGCTGCACTCGACGCGTTGACCGTCGGGGGACGCGTCGTGTTCATGTCGTACCAATCTCTGGAAGACCGGGTCGTCAAGCAGGAAATCACTCCCAGGTCCAAGTCGAAGAGCCCGGAGGGGCTTCCTGTCGAACTACCGGGGATGGGACCGGAGTTCCGGATCCTCACACGAGGGGCGGAGCGGGCGTCAGAGCAGGAAGTCGAAGAGAACCCACGATCAGCCCCGGTGCGTTTGCGCGCTGCAGAAAGAATTGCCAGGAGGTCCGCGGCATGACGGTTCAGGTGAGTTCCACCGAGATGCGGCCCGCGCGGGCGGACAACCGGTCGGGCGCGGCTGAACGTGCGTACAAGAAGCGCACCCAGCGCGCGGCCGTGCACAACGGTTCCGCCGTCGCCGTCTCCGGTCGAAATCGCGCCGGCACGCTCACCGCCCGCATCCCGTTCGTGGCGACGATCCTCGTCCTGCTTGCCATGGGCCTGGCCGTCACGCTGCTCCTGACGACGCGTTCCGCCGAGGATTCGTACCAGCTGAGTGCCGCCCGCGCCCACAACCAGTCCCTCGCTGAGGAGAAGGCAGCGCTCCAGCGTGACGTCGAGACGGCCAACTCCGCCCCGAAGCTGGCGGAGGAAGCGGCCAAACTCGGCATGGTGCCCGCCAACGATCCGGCCCGGCTCGTCGTCCACGCCGACGGCAGCGTCGAAGTCGTCGGAAAGCCTGCCCCGGCATCGGGTGCGCCCGTGCCGCCCCTGGACGTCGCCGCGCCGTCCGCCGGAGCCGGAAGTTCCGTCGCGACCGCCCCGAACCGGGGGACCACCACGCAGTCGCCGCGCGCCACGCCGCAGCCCGGCAATGGCACGGAGATCCAGGCGCAGGGTGAACAATTGGTTCCCGTGATCCCCGCGACCACCGCACCGACGACGGCTCCACCGTCCGGTGGTCGCCGGTGAGCCGAAACGCACCGAGAAGTCGTCCCCGGCGCCCCACGGGTGCCGGGACCGCGTCCTTTCCGTTCAGGCAACTGTGGGGACGCGGACTGATGTTCTTGGCGCTCGGCCTCGCCGCGCTGCAACTCTTGTGGATTCAGGTCATCGACGCCCCGCAACTGTCGGCGGAAGCGGCGAATCAGCGCACCACCACCGAGGTGGACCCGGCGCTCCGTGGGTCGATCACCGACCGCAACGCCAATCCCATCGCCTTCACGATGGAAGCGAAGGCGCTGACGTTCCAACCCGCACGTGTGCGAAAGGAACTCGAGGAGGCGAAGGCGAAGAGCGACACCGCCCCCGACGTCGACACCCGCCTGGACGCGATCGCGAAGGAGATCCACGACAAGCTCGGTGACGCCGCACCGGAGAAGGATCTGAAGGAGAAGCTGCACGGCGAGGACACTTTCGTCTATCTCGCCCGCAGCGTGGACCCCGCGGTCGCGGCGCAGATCAGTGACGCGTTTCCGGAAGTCGGCCTCGAGCGGCAGGACATCCGCGAGTACCCGGGCGGCTCGCTCGCCGCGAACCTCGTCGGCGCCACCGGCTGGGACGGGCACGGGCTGCTCGGCCTCGAGGACTCGCTCGACTCCACGCTCGCCGGCACCGACGGCTCGCAGACCTACGACCGAGGGTCCGACGGTGCGGTGATCCCGGGTAGCTGGCGCGACAAGCAACCGGCAGTGGACGGGTCGAGCGTCGAGCTCACCATCGATTCCGACCTGCAGTACTACGTGCAGCAGCAGGTGCAGATGGCCAAGGACAAGTCCGGCGCGAAGGACGCGTCGGCGGTGGTGCTCGACTCGCATACCGGTGAGGTGCTCGCGATGTCGAACGACAGCACGTTCAATCCGGCGATCGGGGTGGGCAACAATCCCCGCACGGTCGAGATGGGCAACCTGCCGGTCAGCACGCCGTTCGAACCGGGTTCCGTCAACAAGATCGTCACCGCGTCGGCCGCGATCGAGTACGGGCTGACCACACCCGACGAGGTGCTCCAGGTTCCCGGCAGCATTCAGATGTCGGGGGTGTCGGTGAAGGACGCCTGGGACCATGGAGTCGCCCCGTACACCTCCACCGGTGTGTTCGGAAAGTCCTCGAACGTGGGCACCCTGATGCTCGCGCAGCGCGTCGGCGAGGACCGATACGCCGACATGCTGTCCAGATTCGGTCTGGGCCAGCGGACCGACGTCGGGTTGCCGGGTGAGAGCGCGGGCAGCGTGCCGAGCCGCGACCAGTGGTCCGGGGGCACGTTCGCGAACCTGCCGATCGGGCAGGGCCTGTCGATGACGTTGCTGCAGATGACCGGGATGTACCAGGCGATCGCCAACGACGGGGTCCGAATTCCGCCGCGGATCGTGAAGGCGACCGTCGACGCGTCGGGGAACCGGACGGAGACCGAGAAGCCCGAGGAGGTGACGGTCGTCAGTCCCCAGACCGCCTCCACCGTGCGGGACATGTTCCGGTCCGTCACCCAGAACGACACCGGCAACCAGCGGGGCACCGGGGTGCAGGCCGCAGTCGAGGGGTACCAGATCAGCGGCAAGACGGGAACCGCCCAGCAGGTCGACCCCGCCTGCAAGTGCTACTCGAACTCGAACTACTGGATCACGTTCGCCGGGATCGCCCCGGCCGACAATCCGCGGTACGTCGTAGGGATCATGCTCAACGCACCCACACGCAGCGCGGACGGCTCCGGTGGTCAGTCCGCGGCCCCGCTGTTCCACAACATCGCGTCCTGGATGTTGCAGCGCGACAGCGTGCCGATGTCTCCGGACCCCGGACGCAGGCTGGTGCTGCAGGCCGATTGAGCGAAGGTCGGCCGAATCGGGTTCCGGAAGCTCTCGCGGTAATCTGACACGTCGGCCGTTCAGTGGACACGGAATTTTCCCGTGGACACACCGAACTGCCGAGGTAGCACGCTGTATAGATCCGTGCACTACGCCGTTGTCAGTGAGAGTCGACATCCGAGAGGAGCCCGGTGCCTGTTCCGTCCCGCCCGCAGTCGGCGTCAGCGGAGGTGAAGGTCTCAGACGGCCTTCGCCCCGCCCAGCCGGTCCGTACCACGGTGAGCGCTCTGGCAGCGCTCGCCGGAGCGAGGGTCGAGGCACCCACCGGGGCCGCCGAGGACGTGATCGTCACCGGGGTGGATCTGCGCGCCCAGGGGATCACGGAGGGTGACCTGTTCGCGGCGCTTCCCGGAGCCCGCGCGCACGGCGCCGAATTCGCCGCCGACGCCCTCGAACGCGGGGCCACCGCCATCCTCACCGACGAGGCCGGATTCGCGCTGGTGTCGGAACTGAAGTCGGACACACCGGTGCTCGTCCACGAAGACCCGCGGGGTGTGCTCGGCGAGCTGTCCGCCAC
It includes:
- the rsmH gene encoding 16S rRNA (cytosine(1402)-N(4))-methyltransferase RsmH, with product MVDHEGEDSSPADGFGHIPVLLHRADELLGPALTVNDPQGGGAVMIDATLGLGGHSEHFLRTYPQLRLIALDRDPHALEIAGGRLAPFADRITFVHTRYDGIEDALTQSGLPAAESVHGILFDLGVSSMQLDESDRGFAYSIDAPLDMRMDPTTGITAAEVLNTYGHGDLARILSTYGEERFAGKIASEIVRQRAKEPFTTSAALVELLYRTIPAATRRTGGHPAKRTFQALRVEVNGELDSLRAAVPAALDALTVGGRVVFMSYQSLEDRVVKQEITPRSKSKSPEGLPVELPGMGPEFRILTRGAERASEQEVEENPRSAPVRLRAAERIARRSAA
- a CDS encoding penicillin-binding protein 2, which translates into the protein MSRNAPRSRPRRPTGAGTASFPFRQLWGRGLMFLALGLAALQLLWIQVIDAPQLSAEAANQRTTTEVDPALRGSITDRNANPIAFTMEAKALTFQPARVRKELEEAKAKSDTAPDVDTRLDAIAKEIHDKLGDAAPEKDLKEKLHGEDTFVYLARSVDPAVAAQISDAFPEVGLERQDIREYPGGSLAANLVGATGWDGHGLLGLEDSLDSTLAGTDGSQTYDRGSDGAVIPGSWRDKQPAVDGSSVELTIDSDLQYYVQQQVQMAKDKSGAKDASAVVLDSHTGEVLAMSNDSTFNPAIGVGNNPRTVEMGNLPVSTPFEPGSVNKIVTASAAIEYGLTTPDEVLQVPGSIQMSGVSVKDAWDHGVAPYTSTGVFGKSSNVGTLMLAQRVGEDRYADMLSRFGLGQRTDVGLPGESAGSVPSRDQWSGGTFANLPIGQGLSMTLLQMTGMYQAIANDGVRIPPRIVKATVDASGNRTETEKPEEVTVVSPQTASTVRDMFRSVTQNDTGNQRGTGVQAAVEGYQISGKTGTAQQVDPACKCYSNSNYWITFAGIAPADNPRYVVGIMLNAPTRSADGSGGQSAAPLFHNIASWMLQRDSVPMSPDPGRRLVLQAD